The Pan troglodytes isolate AG18354 chromosome 1, NHGRI_mPanTro3-v2.0_pri, whole genome shotgun sequence genome includes a region encoding these proteins:
- the BCL10 gene encoding B-cell lymphoma/leukemia 10 isoform X1, producing the protein MEPTAPSLTEEDLTEVKKDALENLRVYLCEKIIAERHFDHLRAKKILSREDTEEISCRTSSRKRAGKLLDYLQENPKGLDTLVESIRREKTQNFLIQKITDEVLKLRNIKLEHLKGLKCSSCEPFPDGATNNLSRSNSDESNFSEKLRASTVMYHPEGESSTTPFFSTNSSLNLPVLEVGRTENTIFSSTTLPRPGDPGAPPLPPDLQLEEEGTCANSSEMFLPLRSRTVSRQ; encoded by the exons gCCTTAGAAAATTTACGTGTATACCTGTGTGAGAAAATCATAGCTGAGAGACATTTTGATCATCTACGTGCAAAAAAAATACTCAGTAGAGAAGACACTGAAGAAATTTCTTGTCGAACATCAAGTAGAAAAAGGGCTGGAAAATTGTTAGACTACTTACAGGAAAACCCAAAAGGTCTGGATACCCTTGTTGAATCTATTCGGCGAGAAAAAACACAGAACTTCCTGATACAGAAGATTACAGATGAAGTGCTGAAACTTAGAAATATAAAACTAGAACATCTGAAAG GACTAAAATGTAGCAGTTGTGAACCTTTTCCAGATGGAGCCACGAACAACCTCTCCAGATCAAATTCAGATGAGAGTAATTTCTCTGAAAAACTGAGGGCATCCACTGTCATGTACCATCCAGAAGGAGAATCCAGCACGACGCCCTTTTTTTCTACTAATTCTTCTCtgaatttgcctgttctagaagTAGGCAGAACTGAAAATACCATCTTCTCTTCAACTACACTTCCCAGACCTGGGGACCCAGGGGCTCCTCCTTTGCCACCAGATCTACAGTTAGAAGAAGAAGGAACTTGTGCAAACTCTAGTGAGATGTTTCTTCCCTTAAGATCACGTACTGTTTCACGACAATGA
- the BCL10 gene encoding B-cell lymphoma/leukemia 10 isoform X2, whose product MEPTAPSLTEEDLTEVKKDALENLRVYLCEKIIAERHFDHLRAKKILSREDTEEISCRTSSRKRAGKLLDYLQENPKGLDTLVESIRREKTQNFLIQKITDEVLKLRNIKLEHLKDGATNNLSRSNSDESNFSEKLRASTVMYHPEGESSTTPFFSTNSSLNLPVLEVGRTENTIFSSTTLPRPGDPGAPPLPPDLQLEEEGTCANSSEMFLPLRSRTVSRQ is encoded by the exons gCCTTAGAAAATTTACGTGTATACCTGTGTGAGAAAATCATAGCTGAGAGACATTTTGATCATCTACGTGCAAAAAAAATACTCAGTAGAGAAGACACTGAAGAAATTTCTTGTCGAACATCAAGTAGAAAAAGGGCTGGAAAATTGTTAGACTACTTACAGGAAAACCCAAAAGGTCTGGATACCCTTGTTGAATCTATTCGGCGAGAAAAAACACAGAACTTCCTGATACAGAAGATTACAGATGAAGTGCTGAAACTTAGAAATATAAAACTAGAACATCTGAAAG ATGGAGCCACGAACAACCTCTCCAGATCAAATTCAGATGAGAGTAATTTCTCTGAAAAACTGAGGGCATCCACTGTCATGTACCATCCAGAAGGAGAATCCAGCACGACGCCCTTTTTTTCTACTAATTCTTCTCtgaatttgcctgttctagaagTAGGCAGAACTGAAAATACCATCTTCTCTTCAACTACACTTCCCAGACCTGGGGACCCAGGGGCTCCTCCTTTGCCACCAGATCTACAGTTAGAAGAAGAAGGAACTTGTGCAAACTCTAGTGAGATGTTTCTTCCCTTAAGATCACGTACTGTTTCACGACAATGA
- the C1H1orf52 gene encoding UPF0690 protein C1orf52 homolog isoform X2: MQEVWLGSLAQNFVSSQSSSEMSKSSPRPCLGTCRARLQPQPLRGGAGAWRNRQRAQTAGLFVRVGAGPRAGRALGWLPVSGFRRSARLSLAAVMAAEEKDPLSYFAAYGSSSSGSSDEEDNIEPEETSRRTPDPAKSAGGCRNKAEKRLPGPDELFRSVTRPAFLYNPLNKQIDWERHVVKAPEEYCDFDGKMCLSTLKKKKVSVNDKRTAGSCMCPRPS; the protein is encoded by the exons ATGCAGGAAGTTTGGCTGGGATCCCTGGCTCAGAACTTCGTCTCTTCTCAGAGTTCCTCAGAAATGAGCAAAAGCAGCCCCCGCCCCTGCTTGGGAACGTGCCGGGCCcgcctccagcctcagcccctccGAGGGGGAGCAGGAGCGTGGCGCAACCGCCAGCGGGCGCAGACTGCAGGCTTATTTGTAAGAGTTGGGGCGGGGCCACGCGCGGGGCGGGCCCTGGGGTGGCTTCCGGTTTCCGGCTTCCGGCGGAGTGCTCGGTTGTCGCTCGCAGCCGTCATGGCAGCGGAGGAGAAGGACCCTCTGAGCTATTTCGCGGCATACGGGAGCAGCAGCTCAGGCTCCTCGGACGAGGAGGATAACATCGAGCCGGAGGAGACGAGTCGCAGAACCCCGGATCCGGCGAAGTCGGCGGGCGGCTGTAGGAACAAGGCGGAGAAGCGGCTCCCGGGACCTGACGAGCTGTTTAGGAGCGTGACTCGCCCGGCCTTTCTCTACAATCCGCTCAACAAACAGATAGACTGGGAGAGGCACGTCGTCAAGGCGCCTGAGGAG TATTGTGATTTTGATGGAAAAATGTGTCTTTcaaccttaaagaaaaaaaaagtcagcgtGAACGATAAGCGAACGGCAGGGAGTTGCATGTGCCCACGTCCATCGTAG
- the C1H1orf52 gene encoding UPF0690 protein C1orf52 homolog isoform X1, which translates to MQEVWLGSLAQNFVSSQSSSEMSKSSPRPCLGTCRARLQPQPLRGGAGAWRNRQRAQTAGLFVRVGAGPRAGRALGWLPVSGFRRSARLSLAAVMAAEEKDPLSYFAAYGSSSSGSSDEEDNIEPEETSRRTPDPAKSAGGCRNKAEKRLPGPDELFRSVTRPAFLYNPLNKQIDWERHVVKAPEEPPKEFKIWKSNYVPPPETYTTEKKPPPPELDMAIKWSNIYEDNGDDAPQNAKKARLLPEGEETLESDDEKDEHTSKKRKVEPGEPAKKKK; encoded by the exons ATGCAGGAAGTTTGGCTGGGATCCCTGGCTCAGAACTTCGTCTCTTCTCAGAGTTCCTCAGAAATGAGCAAAAGCAGCCCCCGCCCCTGCTTGGGAACGTGCCGGGCCcgcctccagcctcagcccctccGAGGGGGAGCAGGAGCGTGGCGCAACCGCCAGCGGGCGCAGACTGCAGGCTTATTTGTAAGAGTTGGGGCGGGGCCACGCGCGGGGCGGGCCCTGGGGTGGCTTCCGGTTTCCGGCTTCCGGCGGAGTGCTCGGTTGTCGCTCGCAGCCGTCATGGCAGCGGAGGAGAAGGACCCTCTGAGCTATTTCGCGGCATACGGGAGCAGCAGCTCAGGCTCCTCGGACGAGGAGGATAACATCGAGCCGGAGGAGACGAGTCGCAGAACCCCGGATCCGGCGAAGTCGGCGGGCGGCTGTAGGAACAAGGCGGAGAAGCGGCTCCCGGGACCTGACGAGCTGTTTAGGAGCGTGACTCGCCCGGCCTTTCTCTACAATCCGCTCAACAAACAGATAGACTGGGAGAGGCACGTCGTCAAGGCGCCTGAGGAG CCTccaaaggaattcaaaatatggAAGTCAAATTATGTACCACCTCCTGAGACCTACACCACTGAGAAGAAGCCTCCGCCTCCAGAGCTTGACATGGCAATAAAATGGTCTAACATATATGAGGACAATGGTGATGATGCTCCACAGAATGCTAAGAAAGCTAGGCTTCTACCAGAAGGGGAGGAGACGTTGGAATCAG